From Klebsiella electrica, the proteins below share one genomic window:
- a CDS encoding ATP-binding protein → MKVSFQFKLFISLVAFFSVLFALLGVYYYIDASHQLYQEMSTRAKIQAEEIALMPDLRQQVIAKDRQPLTSLMQKIAARSDASFIVIGDAQGVHLFHSVHPEWVGTRLVGGDNQAVLEGKSVTTIRKGGLGVSLRSKAPIVDATGRVVGIVSVGYLTSYLDSITLTKVINIFAAAVLLLIALFIFSWYFTRSIKKQIFSLEPREIGLLVRQQKAMMESIYEGVIVIDRQRRIEVINHAARSLLGLSKPARLLRGQSIDSVIAPQPFFASDEMLENDTHDELCRFNQLTVLASRVRIMLEESLQGWVITFRDRDEINSLSAQLSQVKRYVDNLRIMRHEQLNRMTTLSGLLHMGHYDEAIRYIQAQSEHAQELLDFISSRFSSPTLCGLLLGKAARAREKGVALSFDPACQLDRPLSALIEPELISIIGNLLDNAIEATQRAELPHEPVEVLIQLNARELMIEVADRGIGIDPAIRDHIFERGITTKTRGDHGIGLYLIEHYVTQAGGTIEVADNSPRGAIFTLFIPADGPVHPRHEANYAS, encoded by the coding sequence ATGAAGGTTTCCTTTCAATTTAAGCTGTTTATTTCGCTGGTCGCCTTTTTCTCCGTATTATTCGCGCTGCTGGGCGTCTATTACTACATCGATGCCAGTCATCAGCTTTATCAGGAAATGAGTACCCGCGCCAAAATACAGGCTGAAGAGATCGCGCTGATGCCGGATTTACGCCAGCAGGTTATTGCGAAAGACCGGCAGCCGCTAACGTCATTGATGCAAAAAATCGCCGCCCGCAGCGACGCGAGCTTTATTGTTATTGGCGACGCGCAGGGGGTGCATCTGTTTCATTCCGTCCACCCGGAGTGGGTCGGTACCCGGCTGGTGGGCGGTGATAATCAGGCGGTGCTGGAAGGGAAAAGCGTCACCACCATCCGTAAAGGCGGGCTTGGGGTGTCGCTGCGCAGCAAGGCGCCCATCGTCGACGCCACCGGCCGGGTTGTGGGCATCGTCTCCGTGGGTTACCTGACCAGTTATCTCGATAGCATCACGCTGACAAAGGTCATCAATATCTTCGCCGCCGCCGTGCTACTGCTGATCGCGCTGTTTATTTTCTCCTGGTATTTTACCCGCAGCATAAAAAAACAAATTTTTTCGCTGGAACCGCGAGAAATCGGCCTGCTGGTACGCCAACAAAAGGCGATGATGGAATCGATCTATGAGGGCGTTATCGTTATCGATCGCCAGCGGCGTATCGAGGTGATCAATCACGCCGCACGCAGCCTGCTGGGACTGAGCAAGCCCGCGCGGCTGCTACGCGGCCAGTCGATCGACAGCGTCATCGCCCCGCAACCTTTTTTCGCCAGCGATGAAATGCTGGAAAACGACACTCACGATGAGCTGTGCCGCTTCAACCAGCTGACCGTCCTCGCCAGCCGGGTGCGCATCATGCTGGAGGAGTCGCTGCAGGGCTGGGTGATTACTTTCCGCGATCGTGATGAAATCAACTCCCTCAGCGCCCAGCTAAGCCAGGTTAAACGCTATGTTGATAACCTGCGCATCATGCGCCATGAACAGCTGAACCGAATGACCACGCTCTCCGGTCTGCTGCATATGGGGCACTATGACGAAGCGATTCGCTATATTCAGGCGCAGTCGGAACATGCGCAGGAGCTGCTGGACTTTATCTCTTCCCGGTTCAGCTCGCCGACGCTCTGCGGCCTGCTGCTGGGTAAGGCTGCCCGCGCCCGCGAAAAAGGGGTGGCGCTCAGCTTTGACCCCGCCTGTCAGCTCGACCGGCCGCTGTCTGCCTTAATTGAACCGGAGCTGATTTCGATTATCGGCAACCTGCTGGATAACGCCATTGAAGCCACGCAGCGTGCCGAACTGCCGCACGAGCCGGTGGAAGTGCTGATTCAACTGAATGCCCGCGAGCTGATGATTGAAGTTGCCGACCGTGGCATCGGTATTGACCCGGCTATCCGCGATCATATCTTTGAACGCGGCATTACCACCAAAACCCGTGGCGATCACGGTATCGGCCTGTATCTTATTGAACATTATGTGACACAGGCTGGCGGCACCATTGAAGTCGCCGATAACTCACCGCGCGGCGCGATCTTTACGCTGTTTATCCCCGCCGACGGCCCTGTTCATCCCCGACACGAGGCGAACTATGCATCATGA
- a CDS encoding response regulator: MHHDLVDVLIIEDESELARLHAELIQKHPRMRLTGMAASLSQARQMLNSQPPQLILLDNYLPDGKGVTLMTDPILAEANCSVIFITAASDMETCSQAIRNGAFDYILKPVSWKRLSQSLERFVQFYDQQREWKIVDQQNVDSLYQLQAKNYRADSGGSKGIEEKTLALVQNLFSGREKHSFSVDEVVNDAGLSKTTARRYLEHCVEIGYLEVEMLYGKIGHPRRMYRRAQSTS, translated from the coding sequence ATGCATCATGATCTGGTCGATGTGTTGATCATCGAAGATGAAAGCGAGCTGGCGAGGCTGCATGCCGAGCTGATTCAGAAGCATCCGCGTATGCGGCTGACGGGCATGGCCGCCTCCCTCTCCCAGGCGCGGCAGATGCTCAATAGCCAACCGCCGCAGCTGATACTGCTCGATAACTATTTACCCGACGGCAAAGGGGTCACATTGATGACCGACCCGATTCTGGCAGAGGCCAACTGCTCGGTGATTTTTATTACCGCCGCCAGCGATATGGAAACCTGTAGCCAGGCGATCCGCAACGGCGCCTTCGACTACATCCTTAAACCCGTCTCCTGGAAACGTCTGAGCCAGTCGCTGGAGCGTTTCGTGCAGTTTTACGATCAGCAGCGAGAATGGAAAATCGTCGATCAGCAAAACGTTGATTCGCTGTACCAGTTGCAGGCGAAGAACTATCGCGCCGATAGCGGCGGCAGTAAGGGGATCGAGGAGAAAACGCTGGCGTTGGTGCAAAATCTGTTCAGCGGGCGGGAAAAGCACAGTTTTTCCGTGGATGAGGTGGTAAACGACGCCGGGTTAAGTAAAACCACCGCCCGCCGTTACCTGGAGCACTGTGTGGAAATCGGTTATCTCGAAGTGGAGATGTTGTACGGAAAGATTGGTCACCCGCGCCGGATGTACCGACGCGCTCAAAGCACATCATGA
- the djlA gene encoding co-chaperone DjlA → MQYLGKIIGVAVALMMGAGFWGLVLGLLVGHIFDRARSRRINVFANQQERQSLFFSTTFEVMGHLTKSKGRVTEADIHVANILMDRMNLHGESRTAAQQAFRVGKSDDYPLREKMRQLRSVCFGRFDLIRMFLEIQLQTAFADGELHPNEREVLFVIADELGISRAQFEQFLRMMQGGAQFGGGSQQGSYGQSGGNAGWQQAQRGPTLEDACNVLGVKPTDDAATVKRAYRKLMSEHHPDKLVAKGLPPEMMEMAKQKAQDIQKAWELIKEQRGF, encoded by the coding sequence ATGCAGTATTTGGGAAAAATAATTGGGGTTGCGGTCGCGCTGATGATGGGCGCAGGCTTTTGGGGACTGGTGCTGGGCCTGCTGGTCGGCCATATATTTGACCGGGCGCGAAGCCGCCGTATCAATGTGTTTGCCAACCAGCAGGAGCGGCAGTCGCTGTTTTTCTCCACCACCTTTGAGGTGATGGGTCATTTAACCAAATCCAAAGGTCGCGTCACCGAAGCCGACATTCATGTCGCCAACATCCTGATGGATCGCATGAATTTGCATGGCGAGTCGCGCACGGCGGCACAGCAGGCCTTTCGCGTAGGGAAATCAGATGATTATCCGCTGCGCGAGAAAATGCGCCAGCTGCGCAGCGTCTGTTTCGGACGCTTCGATTTGATTCGGATGTTTCTGGAAATTCAGCTGCAGACGGCCTTCGCCGATGGCGAATTACATCCTAATGAACGTGAAGTTCTGTTTGTGATTGCCGATGAACTGGGGATTTCCCGCGCGCAGTTCGAGCAGTTCCTGCGCATGATGCAGGGCGGCGCTCAGTTCGGCGGCGGTTCTCAGCAGGGTTCGTATGGCCAGAGCGGCGGAAATGCCGGCTGGCAGCAGGCGCAGCGCGGGCCAACGCTGGAGGATGCATGCAACGTGCTGGGCGTGAAGCCTACCGATGATGCCGCGACCGTGAAGCGCGCCTATCGCAAGCTGATGAGCGAACACCATCCGGATAAGCTGGTGGCAAAAGGGTTGCCGCCTGAAATGATGGAGATGGCGAAGCAGAAAGCCCAGGATATTCAGAAAGCCTGGGAGCTTATCAAAGAGCAGCGCGGGTTCTGA